From one Marinobacter sp. LV10MA510-1 genomic stretch:
- a CDS encoding NADP-dependent oxidoreductase produces MSTYKAINLVKHLKGKPGPELFEVVEKTVPEPGDGEFLVKQAYMSMDPAMMGWMTGDTDSYIPPVELGTVMRSSGVGEVVASRHADFAVGDQVMGMFGWQEMALTDGKGINKLDKKIPLEMALAVFALPGLTATQGLFGCGHPKSGETLVVSGAAGSVGSIVGQLAKAEGLRVIGVVGSQEKADWIINELGFDGAVNYKTDDLSAKLDELVPNGIDVYFENTGGPIQHYVFDRMNAHGRIVVCGMIADYTAETPRPGPSWMRVIKKRLSIQGFTMPDHMHKAQELQAKLAPYVQNGDIKYRTHVLEGLESAMDGLNLFLSGGNKGKLMVKI; encoded by the coding sequence ATGAGTACCTATAAAGCGATCAATCTGGTGAAGCACCTCAAGGGAAAGCCCGGACCGGAGCTGTTTGAGGTGGTGGAAAAAACCGTACCGGAACCTGGCGACGGCGAATTTCTGGTTAAGCAGGCTTACATGTCTATGGATCCGGCCATGATGGGTTGGATGACCGGCGACACCGACAGCTATATCCCACCCGTAGAGCTGGGAACGGTGATGCGTTCATCCGGCGTTGGTGAGGTGGTTGCCTCCAGGCACGCTGATTTTGCCGTGGGCGATCAGGTGATGGGAATGTTCGGCTGGCAGGAAATGGCTCTGACCGACGGCAAAGGTATCAACAAGCTGGATAAAAAAATACCACTGGAAATGGCGCTGGCGGTTTTCGCATTGCCGGGGCTGACCGCCACTCAAGGGCTGTTCGGTTGTGGTCATCCCAAGTCGGGTGAAACGCTGGTGGTGTCTGGAGCGGCAGGCTCAGTTGGCTCGATTGTCGGCCAGCTGGCCAAAGCTGAAGGCCTGCGGGTTATTGGTGTCGTTGGCAGTCAAGAGAAAGCGGACTGGATTATTAATGAGCTGGGTTTTGACGGTGCCGTAAATTATAAGACCGACGACCTGAGCGCGAAACTGGATGAATTAGTGCCGAATGGCATTGATGTGTATTTTGAAAATACCGGTGGCCCGATTCAGCACTACGTGTTCGATCGCATGAATGCGCACGGCCGTATTGTGGTGTGCGGGATGATTGCCGATTACACCGCCGAAACCCCACGCCCTGGCCCAAGCTGGATGCGTGTTATCAAAAAGCGCCTGAGCATTCAGGGCTTCACTATGCCCGACCACATGCACAAGGCGCAGGAGCTGCAAGCCAAGCTGGCCCCCTACGTTCAGAATGGCGATATTAAATATCGTACTCACGTTCTGGAAGGGCTAGAGTCGGCGATGGACGGCCTGAATCTGTTCCTGAGCGGCGGTAACAAAGGTAAGTTGATGGTGAAGATCTAG
- a CDS encoding oleate hydratase, translating into MPRRKSARFDTSSLKTHIDAMAEQTVDVSPDASSRHLHNGVDTPLPPADLHGSYVNHRPLPTEGVDKRHAYIVGSGIGGLSAAFFLIRDGHMPAENITILESQEVEGGALDGAGNAEEGYIVRGGREMEATYQNFWDVFSEIPALELPAPFTVLDEYRIVNDADKNWSKVRLLEKQGQIQDSSIMGLSRLQQLELVRLFLARKEDLDNITVEEWFSEGFLNTNFYTFWRTMFAFQNWHSVLEMKLYMHRFLHLLDGLNDMTALVFPKYNQYDSFVRPLMSWLRDQGVNVQYDTIVSNLEIGIRGESKTTTAIQCRNTDGEKTIKVRPRDLVFVTIGSIVEDTAYGTDGTVPKLQVNQPDPLTGSSWQLWKKLAEKSPDFGRPEKFCADVPSSTWESATLTCKPSPLTEKITELAVNDPYSGKTVTGGVVTFTDSAWLMSMTVNRQPHFLDQPSDVIVPWVYGLLMDKPGDYVKKPMPECTGEEILTELCYHLGLIDQVGDVIAATIVRSALMPYITAQFMPRAQGDRPWAVPTGSTNLACLGQFVETHNDVVFTLESSVRTARIGVYSLLGVKKQVPDIYPGQYDIRRLLRATRTLNNDEAFLGGGLLRRFLEGTYLEHILPLGPDETPNDLKGTGLFEQQLTNLRELVEGKHSVATAKGWLQETIKKLRKRH; encoded by the coding sequence ATGCCCCGTCGGAAATCAGCCCGTTTCGATACTTCTAGTCTGAAAACCCACATTGACGCCATGGCGGAGCAAACGGTGGACGTATCTCCGGACGCCTCGTCCCGGCATTTGCACAATGGAGTGGATACCCCATTGCCACCTGCGGATCTGCATGGGAGCTATGTCAATCACCGCCCGCTGCCCACCGAAGGCGTTGACAAGCGCCATGCCTACATTGTGGGTAGTGGGATCGGCGGCCTGTCCGCAGCCTTCTTCCTGATCCGCGACGGTCACATGCCGGCAGAAAACATCACCATTCTGGAGTCCCAAGAGGTCGAGGGAGGCGCACTGGACGGCGCGGGCAATGCCGAGGAAGGCTACATCGTCCGCGGTGGCCGCGAAATGGAAGCGACCTACCAGAACTTCTGGGACGTTTTCTCGGAAATACCGGCACTCGAGCTGCCAGCACCCTTTACCGTGCTCGACGAATACCGGATCGTTAACGACGCCGACAAAAACTGGTCAAAAGTCCGACTTCTGGAAAAACAGGGCCAGATTCAGGACTCCTCAATCATGGGCCTCAGCCGCCTGCAGCAGCTTGAGCTGGTTCGGCTTTTCCTCGCACGCAAGGAAGACCTGGACAACATCACGGTTGAGGAATGGTTCAGTGAAGGCTTCCTGAACACCAATTTCTACACCTTCTGGCGCACCATGTTCGCCTTCCAGAACTGGCATTCCGTGCTGGAAATGAAGCTGTATATGCACCGCTTTCTGCACCTGCTGGACGGTTTGAATGACATGACCGCTCTCGTTTTCCCCAAGTACAACCAGTACGACAGTTTTGTACGGCCGTTGATGAGCTGGCTTAGGGATCAGGGCGTTAACGTTCAGTACGACACGATTGTGAGCAACCTGGAAATAGGTATCCGAGGCGAATCCAAAACCACCACTGCAATCCAGTGCCGCAACACTGATGGCGAAAAGACCATCAAGGTGCGCCCGCGTGACCTAGTATTCGTGACCATCGGCTCCATCGTCGAAGACACCGCCTACGGAACAGATGGCACTGTGCCCAAACTGCAGGTGAACCAGCCGGATCCGCTGACCGGCTCAAGCTGGCAGCTTTGGAAAAAGCTCGCCGAAAAATCCCCCGACTTCGGGCGACCCGAGAAATTCTGTGCCGACGTACCGAGTTCAACCTGGGAATCGGCAACACTGACGTGCAAACCCTCCCCGCTGACCGAGAAGATCACGGAACTGGCGGTCAACGACCCCTATTCCGGAAAAACCGTAACCGGCGGCGTCGTGACCTTCACTGACTCCGCATGGCTGATGAGCATGACCGTCAACCGCCAGCCACACTTTCTGGACCAGCCCTCCGACGTGATCGTGCCTTGGGTGTATGGGCTGCTCATGGACAAGCCCGGCGATTATGTGAAAAAACCTATGCCGGAATGCACCGGAGAGGAAATCCTGACCGAACTGTGCTACCACCTCGGGCTGATCGATCAGGTCGGCGACGTCATTGCCGCGACCATAGTACGTTCCGCGCTGATGCCCTACATCACCGCTCAATTCATGCCCCGTGCGCAAGGAGACCGCCCCTGGGCGGTGCCGACAGGCTCTACCAACCTCGCCTGCCTCGGCCAGTTCGTTGAAACCCATAACGACGTGGTGTTTACCCTGGAAAGTTCCGTGCGCACGGCCCGCATCGGTGTCTACAGCCTGCTGGGCGTCAAGAAGCAGGTGCCCGACATTTACCCGGGCCAGTACGACATCCGCCGCCTGCTACGGGCAACACGCACACTGAACAATGACGAGGCATTTCTCGGCGGGGGCTTGCTGCGCCGGTTTCTGGAGGGGACTTATCTCGAACATATCCTGCCCCTTGGCCCCGACGAAACACCCAATGACCTGAAAGGTACCGGTCTGTTCGAGCAACAACTGACCAATTTGCGTGAGCTAGTCGAGGGCAAACATTCAGTGGCGACCGCTAAGGGGTGGCTCCAGGAAACGATCAAGAAACTTCGCAAACGTCACTGA
- a CDS encoding monovalent cation:proton antiporter-2 (CPA2) family protein, whose amino-acid sequence MTTYFIQAFIYLLAAVIAVPLAKRFGLGSVLGYLVAGVVIGPVMGLVGQETNTIQHFAEFGVVMMLFLIGMEIDPKALWVKRVRLLGLGGLQVTLTAAAGMTGAWWLGLQWQTALAVGLIFALSSTAIVLQTLDEKGLSKTEGGRNTFSVLLFQDIAVIPMLALIPLLALPGLKGDSASGSNEDAGLSLVAGLPGWAHALVVVGAVAAVIVGGYYLSRPLFRYVVQSGLREVFTATALMLVIGIAALMSVVNLSPALGAFLAGVVLANSEFRHELEANIEPFKGLLLGLFFITVGAGINFEVLVAEWGTIVSLGAAVIVVKALILFALAKMFGIHSSNGWLFTLGLAQAGEFGFVLLTYSVQSDVIPPEISQILSLVVALSMFLTPLLFIAYDRIVLPRYQRSQNDDRDADTIDEQAPVIVAGVGRFGQIVCRLLRANSIPMVVLDHELEQIENVRRINIKSFFGDASRPDVLEKAGIEQARLLVVAIDDRDRAVAMVKHVKKFFPDVWVLARAFDRGHGYQLLKAGADDVMSETYRSALELGGHALTAMGVHPMRAKQMTWAFVENERAQDAQLFEAWKEIEEGINFSPRYGELFMKLEEALSTSMQGDWEAPKPEDVPVWKPPGMD is encoded by the coding sequence ATGACGACCTATTTCATTCAAGCTTTTATTTACCTTTTGGCTGCTGTGATCGCAGTGCCTTTGGCAAAACGCTTTGGCCTGGGTTCCGTACTTGGCTACCTGGTTGCCGGCGTGGTGATCGGGCCGGTTATGGGGCTGGTAGGGCAGGAAACCAACACCATCCAGCATTTTGCGGAATTCGGTGTTGTTATGATGTTGTTTCTGATCGGTATGGAAATCGATCCGAAAGCGCTTTGGGTCAAGAGGGTTCGCCTGTTGGGGCTCGGCGGCCTTCAGGTTACGTTGACGGCGGCGGCCGGGATGACTGGCGCCTGGTGGCTTGGGCTTCAGTGGCAGACGGCCCTGGCGGTGGGCCTTATTTTCGCGCTCTCGTCTACGGCCATCGTGCTGCAAACCCTCGACGAGAAAGGGCTGTCAAAGACGGAAGGCGGCCGCAATACATTTTCCGTGTTGCTGTTCCAGGACATCGCTGTTATTCCCATGTTAGCCCTGATTCCGCTGTTAGCGTTGCCGGGCTTGAAGGGCGACTCAGCCTCTGGGTCCAACGAAGACGCGGGCCTGAGCCTGGTGGCCGGCCTGCCGGGCTGGGCTCATGCCCTTGTTGTTGTAGGCGCGGTCGCTGCCGTCATTGTTGGCGGCTATTACCTGAGCCGTCCGTTGTTTCGTTACGTGGTGCAGTCCGGGCTGCGAGAAGTGTTCACCGCCACGGCGCTGATGTTGGTTATTGGCATTGCCGCGCTCATGAGTGTCGTAAACCTCTCGCCTGCCTTGGGGGCCTTCCTGGCAGGTGTGGTTTTAGCCAACAGCGAGTTCCGCCATGAGCTGGAAGCCAACATCGAGCCTTTCAAAGGCCTGTTACTGGGCCTGTTTTTTATCACTGTGGGTGCCGGAATCAACTTCGAGGTATTGGTGGCCGAGTGGGGCACCATTGTTTCTTTGGGCGCGGCGGTTATTGTGGTCAAGGCGCTTATTCTATTTGCGCTTGCGAAGATGTTCGGAATTCACAGCAGCAACGGCTGGCTGTTTACTCTGGGGCTGGCACAGGCTGGCGAGTTTGGTTTTGTGTTGCTCACCTACAGCGTGCAAAGCGATGTAATTCCGCCGGAAATCTCCCAGATTCTTTCTCTGGTTGTTGCGCTGTCTATGTTCCTCACACCTCTGTTGTTTATCGCTTACGACCGCATTGTGCTGCCCCGTTACCAACGCTCGCAAAACGATGATCGGGATGCGGACACCATTGATGAGCAAGCCCCGGTTATCGTGGCTGGCGTGGGGCGGTTTGGGCAGATTGTCTGCCGTTTGCTGCGGGCTAACAGCATTCCCATGGTGGTGCTCGATCATGAACTCGAGCAAATTGAAAATGTTCGACGAATCAACATCAAGAGCTTCTTCGGAGATGCTAGTCGCCCTGACGTGCTGGAAAAGGCGGGTATTGAACAGGCTCGCCTTTTAGTTGTGGCGATTGATGATCGGGATCGCGCTGTGGCGATGGTGAAACATGTAAAAAAGTTTTTCCCCGATGTATGGGTGCTGGCGCGCGCCTTCGACCGTGGCCACGGATATCAGCTTCTGAAGGCGGGTGCTGATGATGTGATGAGCGAAACCTATCGCTCTGCTCTGGAGCTGGGTGGCCATGCGCTTACGGCGATGGGCGTGCACCCAATGCGAGCAAAACAGATGACCTGGGCCTTCGTCGAAAATGAGCGGGCCCAAGATGCACAGCTATTCGAAGCCTGGAAAGAAATCGAGGAAGGCATTAACTTCAGCCCCCGCTATGGTGAGCTGTTCATGAAGCTCGAAGAAGCCTTGAGCACATCCATGCAGGGTGATTGGGAAGCACCGAAGCCTGAGGATGTTCCGGTCTGGAAACCCCCTGGAATGGATTAA
- a CDS encoding fasciclin domain-containing protein, protein MKKTGIVKSLVVSSLMLGTAVVALPAFAENHKMGKMDSMNIVEKAVETESLSTLVAAVKAAGLVETLSGEGPFTVFAPTNEAFAKLPAGTVETLLKPENKEQLQSILTYHVLATKAPAAAAIKMVQDGGGSASVATVQGDELTFSLEGDSLMIEDSKGNMATVVAADLMQSNGVVHVIDTVLMP, encoded by the coding sequence GTGAAAAAAACAGGAATCGTAAAGTCGTTAGTAGTTTCTTCGCTGATGTTGGGCACCGCCGTTGTGGCCCTGCCGGCTTTTGCTGAAAATCATAAGATGGGCAAAATGGATTCGATGAATATTGTTGAGAAAGCGGTAGAGACAGAGAGCTTGAGTACTTTGGTTGCTGCGGTTAAAGCCGCCGGTCTGGTAGAAACGCTTTCCGGAGAAGGCCCTTTCACAGTATTTGCACCCACCAACGAAGCGTTTGCGAAACTGCCCGCAGGCACCGTTGAAACATTGTTGAAACCAGAAAATAAAGAACAACTCCAATCGATTCTGACCTATCACGTATTGGCCACCAAAGCGCCGGCGGCGGCAGCGATTAAGATGGTTCAGGATGGTGGTGGATCGGCCTCAGTAGCCACGGTCCAGGGCGATGAGCTTACGTTCAGTCTCGAGGGCGATTCGTTGATGATCGAGGACTCAAAAGGAAATATGGCCACAGTGGTGGCGGCAGATCTGATGCAGTCCAATGGCGTAGTGCACGTGATTGATACGGTGCTGATGCCGTAG
- a CDS encoding DUF4112 domain-containing protein, with protein sequence MAKPTEARQRAILERLDRFSRFTDSSIGIPFTRFKIGAEAVIGLVPVVGDIAGLALSGYVLIEAQRAGASKDVKRRMLRNMGIDFVGGLLPVVGDAFDAIYKANTRNTRLLRGYLEDQLAAEPPAPPFPWKVLVGLSILFGIIVAGLTLVF encoded by the coding sequence ATGGCAAAGCCCACCGAAGCCCGGCAACGGGCGATCCTTGAACGGCTGGACAGGTTTAGCCGCTTCACCGACAGCAGCATCGGCATCCCCTTCACCCGCTTCAAGATTGGGGCTGAAGCCGTTATCGGCCTGGTGCCGGTGGTGGGAGACATCGCGGGTCTGGCGTTGTCCGGTTACGTGTTGATCGAAGCGCAACGGGCCGGGGCCAGCAAGGATGTAAAGCGGCGCATGCTGCGCAATATGGGCATCGATTTTGTAGGTGGCCTGCTACCCGTGGTGGGAGACGCCTTTGACGCCATCTACAAGGCCAATACCCGCAATACGCGGTTGTTGAGGGGCTATCTGGAAGATCAGCTCGCTGCAGAGCCGCCTGCGCCACCTTTTCCGTGGAAGGTTTTGGTAGGCTTGTCCATTCTGTTTGGGATTATTGTCGCTGGCCTGACGCTCGTCTTTTGA
- the mtgA gene encoding monofunctional biosynthetic peptidoglycan transglycosylase has protein sequence MALQSLIRTSLRRSTWFLAGCVLLVLMMILLFRFVNPPTSAFILAYLVTDSNPELQHDWVALSDISPWMPLAVVASEDQRFPEHHGVDFAAIRKAVSEHKKGQGLRGASTITQQTAKNLFLWNGRSFVRKALEAGLAIAIDALWPKRRILEVYLNIAEFGRGVYGVEAASRRYFGISASQLSQNQAARLAAVLPNPKVLSAAQPSDYVWGRVTWIRGQMDQLSGLRYLRGLEE, from the coding sequence GTGGCCCTACAATCATTGATTCGAACATCATTGCGCCGCTCTACCTGGTTCCTTGCCGGGTGTGTGCTCTTGGTGCTGATGATGATACTGCTGTTCCGGTTTGTGAACCCGCCAACCTCTGCGTTTATCCTGGCTTATCTGGTAACTGATTCAAACCCTGAGCTGCAACATGACTGGGTGGCGCTATCGGATATCTCTCCCTGGATGCCGCTGGCCGTGGTCGCCAGCGAAGATCAACGATTCCCTGAGCATCATGGTGTTGATTTTGCGGCTATCCGCAAAGCCGTTTCAGAGCATAAAAAGGGGCAAGGCTTGCGTGGCGCCAGCACCATTACCCAACAAACCGCTAAAAACCTGTTCCTCTGGAATGGTCGCAGCTTTGTTCGCAAGGCTTTGGAGGCCGGTTTGGCCATTGCAATTGATGCACTTTGGCCGAAGCGCAGAATTCTTGAGGTTTACCTGAACATTGCCGAATTTGGCCGTGGAGTTTACGGAGTAGAAGCGGCCAGCAGGCGGTATTTTGGTATTTCAGCCAGCCAGCTGTCGCAAAACCAGGCGGCCAGGCTTGCGGCGGTTCTTCCGAATCCGAAAGTGCTCAGCGCCGCCCAGCCTTCAGATTATGTATGGGGTCGGGTTACGTGGATTCGGGGCCAAATGGACCAGTTGTCCGGTCTGCGATACTTGCGCGGCCTTGAAGAATAA
- a CDS encoding DsbA family oxidoreductase yields the protein MKHVTIDIVSDIACPWCAIGYARLEKAMEELKNEMDFAIEWHAFELNPDPSGDGEPILPALSRKYGRSEDEMRANQAQMIDVAHSLGLNFEKLQERYTRNTFDAHRLVKWAGQHNKQTAMKQAFFEAYFGRAENIAQADILVQCVEKIGLNSSEAREVLTSNRYADDVRQDEAKYEQAGVSAVPAYIVDGKYMISGAQEPETLVKALREIAAEPV from the coding sequence ATGAAACATGTAACTATTGATATTGTGTCGGACATTGCCTGCCCTTGGTGTGCGATTGGCTATGCACGGCTGGAAAAGGCCATGGAAGAGCTGAAAAACGAAATGGATTTTGCCATCGAATGGCACGCATTCGAGCTCAACCCGGACCCATCCGGCGACGGCGAACCCATACTCCCGGCACTGAGCCGCAAGTATGGGCGCAGCGAGGACGAAATGAGGGCAAATCAGGCCCAGATGATAGACGTCGCCCACAGCCTCGGCCTGAATTTCGAAAAACTGCAGGAACGCTATACCCGCAATACGTTTGACGCTCATAGATTGGTGAAGTGGGCTGGACAGCACAACAAGCAGACGGCGATGAAACAAGCATTTTTCGAAGCCTATTTCGGCCGCGCCGAAAATATCGCCCAGGCGGACATTCTGGTTCAATGCGTGGAGAAGATTGGCCTGAACAGTTCTGAAGCCCGAGAGGTTCTTACCTCAAACCGGTATGCCGATGATGTAAGACAAGACGAAGCTAAATACGAGCAAGCCGGGGTTTCGGCCGTGCCTGCCTATATCGTTGATGGCAAATATATGATTTCTGGGGCCCAGGAACCGGAAACGCTGGTCAAAGCCTTGCGGGAGATTGCAGCGGAACCGGTCTAG